One stretch of Prunus persica cultivar Lovell chromosome G1, Prunus_persica_NCBIv2, whole genome shotgun sequence DNA includes these proteins:
- the LOC18789928 gene encoding lysine histidine transporter-like 5 translates to MRNSDNQEADISSWLPITANRNAKWWYSAFHNVTAVVGAGILGLPFALSQLGWTAGILAIVISWVITFYSFWQLIILHEIVPGKRFDRYPELGQHCFGPKLGYWIIMPQQLIVQVASSIVYSVTGGKSLKKFFELVIPSWADVRQTYFILFFTVCQLVISQTPNFNSLKGISLIAAVMSCGYAMISFVASTIRGAHHHQHVNHGVRSNATPGKVFDMLNGFGTIAFAFAGHSVALEIQATIPSTPEKPSKVAMWRGVVVAYIIVIFCYLAVAISGFWAFGNAVEDDVLISLEKPNWLVALANIMVFFHVIGSYQIFSMPVFDVIESYLVGNLGFKPGRLLRLIGRSLYVLLAGFIAMCIPFFGGLLGLFGGLVFSSTSYYMPCVMWLVTQKPKRFSVHWIASWVC, encoded by the exons CAGGAAGCTGACATAAGTAGCTGGCTGCCCATAACTGCTAATAGGAATGCAAAATGGTGGTACTCAGCTTTCCACAATGTTACAGCTGTTGTTGGGGCAGGAATTCTAGGGTTACCTTTTGCATTATCACAACTTGGCTG GACCGCTGGAATTCTAGCCATAGTTATTTCATGGGTGATCACTTTCTACTCATTCTGGCAACTGATTATATTGCATGAAATAGTGCCCGGGAAGCGTTTTGATCGATACCCAGAACTAGGGCAGCATTGCTTTGGACCAAAGCTAGGGTATTGGATCATTATGCCACAGCAGTTGATTGTACAAGTGGCTTCATCCATTGTGTATTCAGTGACTGGTGGGAAGTCATTGAAAAAATTCTTCGAACTAGTCATTCCAAGCTGGGCTGATGTTAGACAAACATATTTCATCCTCTTCTTCACTGTTTGCCAATTAGTGATCTCCCAAACtccgaatttcaattctttgAAAGGCATTTCTCTCATTGCCGCAGTCATGTCTTGCGG TTACGCCATGATATCATTTGTGGCATCCACAATCAGGGGCGCCCATCACCATCAACATGTTAATCATGGAGTTCGGTCTAATGCAACCCCTGGAAAAGTTTTTGATATGCTGAATGGATTTGGAACAATAGCATTTGCTTTTGCTGGGCATAGTGTGGCCTTGGAGATTCAAGCCACAATCCCTTCAACTCCAGAGAAGCCATCAAAAGTTGCCATGTGGAGAGGTGTTGTGGTTGCTTACATCATTGTGATATTTTGCTATCTTGCTGTTGCAATCTCTGGCTTCTGGGCTTTTGGCAATGCTGTAGAAGATGATGTTCTCATCTCACTAGAGAAACCTAACTGGCTCGTTGCATTGGCCAACATTATGGTGTTCTTTCATGTTATAGGAAGCTATCAG ATCTTTTCAATGCCTGTGTTTGACGTTATTGAGTCATATTTAGTAGGAAATTTAGGTTTCAAACCCGGACGACTTTTACGCCTCATTGGTCGTAGTTTGTACGTAC TCTTAGCAGGATTTATTGCAATGTGCATCCCATTTTTTGGAGGATTGCTGGGACTATTTGGAGGCCTAGTGTTCTCTTCGACATCATATTAT ATGCCTTGCGTTATGTGGCTTGTCACCCAAAAACCAAAGAGATTTAGCGTTCACTGGATTGCTTCATGGGTATGTTAA